The Gemmatimonadota bacterium genomic sequence CAGGACGTGCACAAACTCTACGGTGGAGTGGTGCCCGAGCTCGCCTCCCGCGCACACCTTCAGGTGCTGGACAAGGTCGTGGACGGGGCGCTGCGCGAGGCCCGCCTCGAGCTGGGCGACGTCGCCGTATTCGCCGCCACGGCCGGGCCGGGCCTGATCGGCGCACTGCTGGTCGGCCTTACCTGGGCCAAGGCGGCAGCCTACGCCGCTGCCCGGCCGCTCGTCGCCGTGCACCACATGGAAGCGCACCTGTTCGCGACGGCACTCGAGCAGCCGGCGGCACAGCCGCCCTTCGTGGGACTCCTGGTCTCCGGCGGCCACACACTGCTGCTCTGGGTTCCGGAGTGGGGTCGCTACCGCCTGCTGGGGCAGACGCGCGACGACGCGGCCGGCGAGGCCTTCGACAAAGTGGCCAAGATCCTGGGCCTCGAATTCCCGGGCGGCCCGGTCATCGAGGAGCTGGCCCGGGAGGGCGACGCTGCAGCCCACGCCTTTCCGCGGCCCATGCTCTCGCGCACGCAAAAGCCCGGCGACCCCGACTACTACGACTTCTCCTTTAGTGGGTTGAAGACCGCTGTCGCCACGCGCGTGCGGGAGCTCGAGGCAGAGGGGCGTCTGGCCGTGGAGGTCGCCAACCTGGCAGCCTCGTTCCAGGCTGCGGTGGTCGAGGTGCTGGTCGGGAAAACCTTGCGCGCGGTCCACGCCACCGCCTGCCGTCGCGTGCTGATCGGCGGGGGCGTTGCCGCCAGCCGAGCGCTGCGCGCAGCCATCGCGGAGCCACTCGGCCCGACCGGCGAGCTCTTCTACCCTTCTGCGCGGCTCGCTACGGATAACGGCGCCATGGTCGCGCGCGCCGGACTCTTCCACTACCTGCGCGGGGACATTGCCCCGCTCGACGTGACGGCGCAGGCAGACCTGCCTTTTCCGGGGCTGGAGGCATGACACCATGCTGACCCTGCTCCACATCTCGGACCTGCACTTCGGCCCCGCCTATGTACCGGCGGCGGGCGCCGC encodes the following:
- the tsaD gene encoding tRNA (adenosine(37)-N6)-threonylcarbamoyltransferase complex transferase subunit TsaD; amino-acid sequence: MTQPLILGIETSCDETSAAVLRGEQELLGHVILSQDVHKLYGGVVPELASRAHLQVLDKVVDGALREARLELGDVAVFAATAGPGLIGALLVGLTWAKAAAYAAARPLVAVHHMEAHLFATALEQPAAQPPFVGLLVSGGHTLLLWVPEWGRYRLLGQTRDDAAGEAFDKVAKILGLEFPGGPVIEELAREGDAAAHAFPRPMLSRTQKPGDPDYYDFSFSGLKTAVATRVRELEAEGRLAVEVANLAASFQAAVVEVLVGKTLRAVHATACRRVLIGGGVAASRALRAAIAEPLGPTGELFYPSARLATDNGAMVARAGLFHYLRGDIAPLDVTAQADLPFPGLEA